In one Sebastes umbrosus isolate fSebUmb1 chromosome 13, fSebUmb1.pri, whole genome shotgun sequence genomic region, the following are encoded:
- the c13h2orf76 gene encoding UPF0538 protein C2orf76 homolog isoform X2: protein MAAAEAVVTVRLVRSFEHRNFKPVVFRGVSLDQTVQDFIQLVRDDTMKIIHQAYGSKTNELVMSLEDDDKLILQYGQTLRAAGVANETEVAFFRGEDYGLYKANPKTTW from the exons atgGCGGCAGCTGAAGCCGTGGTCACGGTTCGTCTGGTTCGGTCCTTCGAGCACAGGAACTTCAAGCCGGTGGTGTTTAGAGGAGTCAGTTTAGACCAGACGGTGCAGGACTTCATACAGCTGGTCAGAGACG ACACAATGAAGATTATCCACCAAGCATATGGATCAAAG aCTAATGAGTTGGTGATGAGTTTAGAGGACGATGACAAGCTCATTCTGCAATATGGCCAAACCCTTCGAGCTGCTGGCGTCG CTAATGAAACAGAAGTTGCCTTCTTCAGGGGAGAAGACTATGGTCTCTATAAAGCAAATCCCAAAACTACTTGGTGA
- the c13h2orf76 gene encoding UPF0538 protein C2orf76 homolog isoform X1 has product MAAAEAVVTVRLVRSFEHRNFKPVVFRGVSLDQTVQDFIQLVRDDIATRLGLPPPFKKHTYDTMKIIHQAYGSKTNELVMSLEDDDKLILQYGQTLRAAGVANETEVAFFRGEDYGLYKANPKTTW; this is encoded by the exons atgGCGGCAGCTGAAGCCGTGGTCACGGTTCGTCTGGTTCGGTCCTTCGAGCACAGGAACTTCAAGCCGGTGGTGTTTAGAGGAGTCAGTTTAGACCAGACGGTGCAGGACTTCATACAGCTGGTCAGAGACG ATATAGCAACAAGGCTAGGGCTTCCTCCTCCTTTCAAGAAACACACTTATG ACACAATGAAGATTATCCACCAAGCATATGGATCAAAG aCTAATGAGTTGGTGATGAGTTTAGAGGACGATGACAAGCTCATTCTGCAATATGGCCAAACCCTTCGAGCTGCTGGCGTCG CTAATGAAACAGAAGTTGCCTTCTTCAGGGGAGAAGACTATGGTCTCTATAAAGCAAATCCCAAAACTACTTGGTGA
- the tfcp2l1 gene encoding transcription factor CP2-like protein 1, giving the protein MLFCHSQPESYHQHSASYIREALAPFLKNEEARLMAENGAKRTSFQCILCAATSPAVKQQEESLTYLNQGQSYEIRMLNRKLGEYTDISSKYVKSIVRVVFHDRRLQYMEHQQLEGWRWNRPGDRILDVDIPLSVGVLEPRSHPLHLNTIEFLWDPIKNSSVFIQVNCVSTEFTPRKHGGEKGVPFRIQVDTFTTNEHGEYMEHVHSSSCQVKVFKPKGADRKLKTDREKIAKKAPQDKEKYQPSHESTLLKECSPWPDALNLTSHSSSSTPSPVYHSSPTSCSFTDGNCSPNQQGELLMPVCSDHLLPSASPQDTQQWLHRYRFSPFSRLFYSFSGADLLRMSREDLIQICGPADGIRLFNTMKGRCIQPRLTIYVCQQQARHQPPVKPGGGDIYHALYLEELTLLDLSEKIAMLYSITPQQITHIYRQKPTGIHVLVSDKMVQNFREETSFTLSTIRDGNTDGYHVVLK; this is encoded by the exons ATGCTGTTCTGCCATTCCCAGCCTGAGTCCTACCACCAGCACTCTGCTAGTTACATTAG AGAGGCATTGGCACCTTTCTTGAAAAACGAAGAAGCGAGGCTTATGGCTGAAAATGGTGCCAAGAGGACCTCATTCCAGTGCATTCTGTGTGCAGCCACCTCGCCGGCTGTgaaacagcaggaggagagtctCACTTATCTCAACCAAG gTCAGTCCTACGAAATCCGTATGCTTAACAGAAAACTAGGGGAGTATACAGATATAAGCAGCAAATATGTAAag AGCATTGTGCGCGTGGTGTTTCATGACCGTCGACTGCAGTATATGGAGCACCAGCAGCTGGAGGGATGGAGGTGGAACAGACCTGGAGACCGAATCCTGGATGTAG ATATCCCATTGTCTGTGGGGGTACTGGAGCCCCGTTCACACCCTCTGCATCTCAACACCATTGAGTTCCTCTGGGACCCGATCAAGAACTCTTCTGTTTTCATCCAG GTCAACTGCGTCAGCACTGAGTTCACCCCCAGGAAGCACGGTGGGGAGAAAGGAGTGCCCTTTCGTATCCAAGTGGACACTTTCACCACCAATGAACACGGGGAATACATGGAGCATGTCCATTCTTCCAGCTGCCAGGTCAAAGTCTTCAAG CCTAAAGGAGCTGATCGCAAACTGAAGACAGACAGGGAAAAGATTGCTAAAAAGGCCCCTCAAGACAAAGAGAAGTATCAACCGTCCCATGAGAGCACCCTCCTAAAAGAG tGTTCCCCTTGGCCCGATGCACTAAATCTCAccagccacagcagcagcagcactccaTCACCAGTTTACCACAGCTCACCAACTTCCTGCAGTTTCACAGACGG CAACTGTTCTCCAAACCAGCAAGGGGAGCTTCTCATGCCCGTCTGCTCTGAT CACCTTCTGCCGTCGGCCTCACCACAGGACACTCAGCAGTGGCTGCACCGTTACCGGTTCTCACCTTTCTCAAGGCTCTTCTACAGCTtctcag GTGCTGATCTGTTGAGGATGAGCAGGGAGGATCTGATCCAGATCTGCGGTCCAGCAGATGGTATTCGCCTCTTTAACACTATGAAAGGAAG GTGTATACAGCCCCGTCTTACCATCTATGTGTGTCAGCAGCAGGCCAGACATCAACCTCCCGTCAAGCCAGGGGGTGGAGACA TCTACCACGCTCTGTACCTGGAGGAGCTCACACTGTTGGACCTGTCTGAAAAGATTGCCATGCTGTACAGCATCACTCCACAACAAATAACACACATCTACAGACAAAAACCCACCGGCATCCACGTCTTAGTCTCTGACAAG ATGGTGCAGAACTTCAGGGAGGAGACGAGCTTCACCCTCAGCACTATAAGag ACGGAAACACCGATGGCTACCACGTTGTGTTGAAATGA